A window of Candidatus Zixiibacteriota bacterium genomic DNA:
GACGTCTATATTGATTTGCTGACCGATTCGGGCACATCGGCCATGAGTGATCGTCAGTGGGCCGGGTTGATGCTCGGTGATGAGGCTTATGCCGGTAGCCGGAATTTCTACCATCTGGAGGACGCTATCCGGAAGTATTACAGCTATAAATACATTGTCCCGACCCACCAGGGCCGTGGCGCCGAGCATATTATTTCGAAGATCATGATCAGGGACGGTGATTTTGTACCGGGCAATATGTACTTTACTACCACACGACTGCACCAGGAACTGGCTGGAGGAACTTTTGTGGATATCATCATTGATGAGGCCCATGATCCAGCCAGCGAACATCCGTTTAAAGGCGATGTCGACTTTGAGAAACTCGACCGCCTCCTAAACGAGGTCGGCCGTGAGAGGATCCCGTATGTCTGTATCGCTACCTGTGTCAATATGGCGGGTGGCCAGCCGATTTCGATGGCTAACCTCAAAAAGCTCAGGCAGTGGTCAAAAGAACATGATATCCCGATCATCCACGACGCCACCCGTGTCGCTGAAAACGCTTATTTCATCCAGTGTCGCGAGGAGGGTTACGAAGACAAGTCGATCGCAGAGATCGTATTTGAAATATGTGCTTTAACCGATGGTTGCACGATGTCGGCCAAGAAGGATCCGATGGTCAATATCGGCGGGTTTTTGGCTGTCAATGATCGGGAGATATTCGATAAGGCCCGTAACATGGTGGTGATCTATGAGGGCTTGCACACTTATGGCGGTATGGCCGGTCGTGATATGGAAGCGCTGGCGATCGGTATCGCTGAATCGGTCCAGGATGATCATATCCGGGCCCGTGTCGGTCAGGTCGAATACCTGGGGGAAAAACTGCTTCAGGCAGATATACCAATCGTTGTACCGACCGGAGGTCACGCGATTTTTTTGAACGCGCGCGAATTCCTGTCTCATCTCGACCAGGACCAGTTCCCCGCCCAGGCTCTGGCCGCGGAGATATATGTTGAATCCGGGGTGCGTTCGATGGAGCGCGGAAATGTGTCTGCCGGACGAGACCCGAATACCGGCGAAAACCGCAAACCGCCCCTGGAGCTGGTGCGG
This region includes:
- a CDS encoding tyrosine phenol-lyase; this encodes DVYIDLLTDSGTSAMSDRQWAGLMLGDEAYAGSRNFYHLEDAIRKYYSYKYIVPTHQGRGAEHIISKIMIRDGDFVPGNMYFTTTRLHQELAGGTFVDIIIDEAHDPASEHPFKGDVDFEKLDRLLNEVGRERIPYVCIATCVNMAGGQPISMANLKKLRQWSKEHDIPIIHDATRVAENAYFIQCREEGYEDKSIAEIVFEICALTDGCTMSAKKDPMVNIGGFLAVNDREIFDKARNMVVIYEGLHTYGGMAGRDMEALAIGIAESVQDDHIRARVGQVEYLGEKLLQADIPIVVPTGGHAIFLNAREFLSHLDQDQFPAQALAAEIYVESGVRSMERGNVSAGRDPNTGENRKPPLELVRLTIPRRVYTQAHMDVTAEAIIDVYQNRDKVSGLKFIYEPEYLRFFQARFEKIS